ACGACGAGGTCAAATGGGAGCCGGAGCACGGGACGCGCGTCGAAATCGAGATCGAAGCGACATACAAGAAGGGGAGGCACTCGGTCGACGGCTACGTCGAGCAGACCGCGATGGCGAATCCCCACGCGGCGATCACCTACGTCGCCCCGGACGGTGAGCGGCTCGCGCTGGAACGCGTGGCCGCGGAGCTCCCCAAGGCGCCGCTCGAGATCAAGCCGCACCCGCACGGCGTCGAGCTGGGCATTCTCCTCAAGATGCTCCACGAGACGAAGGCGCGGAACCTCAAGGGATTCCTGAGCAGCGAGTTCTCGCGCGTGAGCCCGGCCGTGGCGGAGGAGATCTCCCGGGCGGCGTCCCTTTCGCCGAACATGACGCCGCAGAAGGCGGCACGGGACCAGGCCGAGGCGCTCTACAACGCGGTCCAGGCGACCAAGCTGATGGCGCCTCCTTCCAACGTGCTCTCGCCGATCGGCGAGGAGCTGCTCCTGACCGGGCTCAAGAAGCAGGTGGACGCGCGATTCTATGCCGCGACCACGCGCTCCCCCTCGGTCTACCGCGGCAACCCGTTCCTGGTCGAGGCGGCGCTCGCCTACGGGGCCGACAGCCTGCCCGGCGACGAGCTGGTCACGCTGCTTCGATTCGCGAACCGCGTTCCGCTTCTCTACCAGCAGTCGGCGTGCGCGGTGACCAAGGCGGTGATCCAGACGAACTGGAAATCGTACGGCATCCAGCAGTCGAGGGGCGCGCTCCCGACGGGGCCGATGATCCTGATGGTCCACATCGCCTCGGTCTGGGTTCCGTTCACGTCGGAGTCCAAGGAGTCGGTCGCCTCTTATCCCGAGATCGCGAAGGAGATACGCCTCGCGCTTCAGGACGTCGGGCGCAAGCTGGGGATCTTCATCCGGCGCGGCCTGCGCGAAGAGGACGCCGAGAAGAAGCGCTCCTACATCGAGAAGTACATCCCCCACATCGGGATCGCGCTGCAGGAAATTCTCGGCATCGACGACAAGCGGAAGGAAAAGGTCTGCGCGACCTTGAAAGACACCCTGGAGCGGAGCCGTCTACCATGAGCGACACCGGCGTCGTCCCCAAGATCAAGAAAG
The nucleotide sequence above comes from Candidatus Eisenbacteria bacterium. Encoded proteins:
- a CDS encoding DNA topoisomerase VI subunit B gives rise to the protein MAQAQLKLKLKRVPRKTPAASGSKKPSPPPQSSKPAAKKIVRLTAADLAEKQREISVSEFFTKNRHLLGFDSPAKALLTTVKEAVDNALDACEEAGILPDILIEIQGISETRYRVAVQDNGPGIVKAQVPKIFGQLLYGSKFHRLRQSRGQQGIGISAAGMYGQLTTGKPITVISRVGAGKPAHKFDIQIDTRRNAPVVTADDEVKWEPEHGTRVEIEIEATYKKGRHSVDGYVEQTAMANPHAAITYVAPDGERLALERVAAELPKAPLEIKPHPHGVELGILLKMLHETKARNLKGFLSSEFSRVSPAVAEEISRAASLSPNMTPQKAARDQAEALYNAVQATKLMAPPSNVLSPIGEELLLTGLKKQVDARFYAATTRSPSVYRGNPFLVEAALAYGADSLPGDELVTLLRFANRVPLLYQQSACAVTKAVIQTNWKSYGIQQSRGALPTGPMILMVHIASVWVPFTSESKESVASYPEIAKEIRLALQDVGRKLGIFIRRGLREEDAEKKRSYIEKYIPHIGIALQEILGIDDKRKEKVCATLKDTLERSRLP